Proteins encoded together in one uncultured Sphaerochaeta sp. window:
- a CDS encoding SbcC/MukB-like Walker B domain-containing protein, whose product MLEGMLEFAEDNSNAGFRCKRIEIYNWGTFSDNVIMLHLDGKNGLLTGDIGSGKSTLVDAITTLLVPSNKIAYNKAAGADFRERSLRSYVLGYYKTERSDGGFSTKPVALREPGSTHSVLLGVFRNEDYDQNITLAQVFFQKDSNGQPQRFFVVADAELSIKADFSDFGKDFSNLKRILKTRKELQVFESFQEYGATFQRKLGLKNKQALDLFHQTVSLKTVGNLTNFVQAHMLEPFDAQSHIDRLINHYEDLNQAHESIVKAKKQIQTLTPLIDDLDKYGKINEKVLQKTEYRDYLTFYFASIKKQLLCERITKDDAEHLRINQKITSKTQTMKTLENDRDRIRQLIFDQGGNQIETLKREISTQEQEKLRRQGLAEKYNRLARILEFDTRNNSDQFSYNLQRAGQQIKTVTEDKNKLETEKVEQGYQFRNKKDEYDTLLTELSSLHARKSNIDIHQIQIRDQLCKELQIDQNSLPFAGELIAVKPEEAQWEGAIERVIRSFALSLLVPDNLYSTISEWVDATHLKGRLVYYRMDKIRSNSQPIIERTSLAEKIEFKHNHPYSDWVRHQVVDRYKDFVCCESLIQLRSVKKGLTKNGQVKGSYIHHEKDDRFVIGDRRRYVLGWVNTAKIAILEQQKATLQEELQQRAATLSELQSKQTSLENQIETLRSFCHYDRFDDIDWQSLSNMIEEKKQEICILEEKSDVLHTLQENLASKQSEIAQIQSQLSEFQQSLGAVQNKLEKSRKDLELEEQTLQMCPVPLPTVTKNIDPIFAEYVGKKKLYYENCVSVEREFREKLQGEIDNNKKKLERLQSNIISAMEKFRHEYPAETREIDASVESGDEYRALLNALEKENLPKFENKFKVLLNQNTIREIAAFQAILGKENQLIKERIEFINNSMHEINYNEGRYIRLEAIPTNDLEIRTFKKDLKDCIEGSLGGTESQQYSEHKFFLVKKLIDKFKGREGNTDIDRKWTNKVTDVRNWFVFAASERWKQNDEEYEHYTDSGGKSGGQKEKLAYTVLAASLAYQFGLEWKEVRSRSFRFVVIDEAFGRGSDESARYGLNLFKELDLQLLIVTPLQKIHIIEPYVSSVGFVHNPEGKQSLLRSLTIKQYREEKNKHDKAVSENK is encoded by the coding sequence ATGCTTGAAGGAATGTTAGAATTTGCCGAGGACAACAGCAACGCGGGCTTCAGGTGTAAGAGGATCGAAATCTACAACTGGGGGACTTTCTCCGATAATGTGATTATGCTCCATTTGGATGGTAAAAACGGTTTGCTGACCGGAGATATCGGTTCCGGAAAATCAACTTTGGTGGATGCAATCACTACATTGCTCGTACCTTCGAACAAGATTGCCTACAACAAAGCTGCAGGGGCTGATTTCAGGGAACGTTCATTACGTTCCTATGTTTTGGGATATTATAAGACGGAACGCAGTGATGGGGGATTTAGCACCAAGCCTGTCGCACTCAGAGAACCTGGCAGCACCCATTCTGTACTTTTGGGTGTTTTCAGAAATGAAGACTATGATCAAAATATTACACTTGCCCAAGTATTTTTCCAAAAAGATTCAAATGGACAACCGCAACGGTTTTTCGTTGTAGCAGATGCAGAACTCTCGATTAAAGCTGATTTTTCAGATTTCGGAAAAGATTTTTCCAATTTGAAGAGAATTTTAAAAACCAGGAAAGAACTTCAGGTTTTTGAATCATTCCAAGAATATGGTGCTACATTTCAGCGTAAATTAGGTCTTAAGAATAAACAAGCATTGGATCTGTTCCATCAAACGGTTTCCCTCAAGACTGTTGGTAATCTCACTAATTTTGTTCAGGCCCATATGCTCGAACCATTTGACGCTCAAAGTCATATTGATAGATTGATCAATCATTACGAGGACTTAAACCAAGCTCATGAATCCATCGTCAAAGCAAAAAAACAGATCCAGACTCTGACACCGTTAATTGATGACCTCGACAAATACGGGAAAATCAACGAGAAGGTCCTGCAAAAAACAGAATATCGTGATTATCTCACATTTTATTTTGCCTCAATAAAGAAGCAGTTACTTTGCGAAAGAATTACCAAAGATGATGCTGAACATCTGCGTATCAACCAGAAGATCACCTCCAAGACACAAACAATGAAAACTCTTGAGAATGACAGAGACCGAATTAGACAACTGATTTTTGATCAAGGTGGAAATCAGATTGAAACCTTAAAACGGGAGATCAGCACCCAAGAACAGGAAAAGCTTCGCAGACAGGGATTAGCAGAGAAATACAACCGATTGGCGAGAATATTAGAATTTGATACCCGAAACAACTCCGATCAGTTCTCTTACAACTTGCAACGGGCTGGGCAACAAATTAAAACTGTTACAGAAGATAAAAATAAGTTGGAAACAGAAAAGGTCGAACAAGGATATCAATTCAGAAACAAGAAGGATGAATATGATACGCTCCTGACTGAACTCAGTTCTTTGCATGCACGAAAGAGTAATATAGACATTCATCAGATTCAGATCAGGGACCAACTCTGTAAGGAGCTGCAAATCGATCAGAATTCATTGCCCTTTGCCGGTGAACTAATTGCTGTAAAACCTGAGGAGGCACAATGGGAAGGTGCAATCGAACGCGTCATACGTTCATTTGCCCTTTCTTTGCTTGTGCCTGATAATCTCTATTCGACAATCTCCGAATGGGTTGATGCTACACACCTAAAAGGCCGTCTAGTCTACTACAGGATGGATAAAATCCGCAGTAATTCACAACCAATCATAGAGAGAACCTCATTGGCTGAAAAAATTGAATTCAAACACAACCATCCATATTCAGACTGGGTCAGACATCAAGTAGTCGATCGATATAAGGATTTCGTATGTTGCGAAAGTCTCATTCAATTACGAAGTGTTAAGAAAGGTCTCACGAAGAACGGACAGGTAAAAGGTAGTTATATCCATCATGAGAAGGATGATAGATTTGTAATTGGAGACAGGCGAAGGTATGTCCTGGGATGGGTAAATACTGCAAAAATTGCTATTCTTGAACAGCAAAAAGCAACACTACAAGAAGAGCTCCAACAGCGAGCAGCTACATTGTCCGAATTGCAAAGCAAGCAGACTTCTTTGGAAAACCAAATTGAAACACTAAGATCCTTCTGTCATTATGATCGGTTCGATGATATTGATTGGCAATCATTATCCAACATGATTGAAGAAAAAAAGCAAGAAATCTGCATTTTGGAAGAAAAATCAGACGTATTGCACACCTTGCAAGAAAACCTTGCATCCAAACAATCTGAAATTGCACAAATTCAAAGCCAGCTATCCGAATTCCAACAATCATTGGGTGCAGTACAAAACAAGTTGGAAAAATCACGTAAAGATTTGGAATTAGAAGAACAGACACTTCAAATGTGTCCAGTTCCACTTCCCACGGTTACAAAAAATATCGACCCAATATTCGCCGAGTATGTTGGTAAAAAGAAACTATATTATGAAAATTGTGTCTCCGTGGAAAGAGAATTTCGTGAGAAACTCCAAGGGGAAATTGATAACAACAAGAAAAAGCTGGAAAGACTTCAATCGAACATTATATCAGCTATGGAAAAATTTAGACATGAATACCCCGCAGAAACACGGGAGATCGATGCTTCTGTCGAATCGGGGGATGAGTATCGTGCGTTACTGAATGCTTTGGAGAAAGAGAATCTCCCCAAGTTTGAAAACAAATTCAAGGTTTTACTCAATCAAAACACAATCCGCGAAATTGCAGCATTCCAGGCAATTTTGGGTAAAGAAAATCAACTGATAAAAGAACGTATTGAATTCATCAATAATTCGATGCATGAAATCAATTACAACGAAGGCAGATATATCCGCCTGGAGGCAATACCTACCAATGATCTTGAGATTCGAACATTTAAAAAGGATCTTAAAGATTGCATAGAGGGATCCCTTGGAGGAACTGAAAGTCAACAGTATAGTGAACATAAATTCTTTTTGGTCAAGAAATTGATTGATAAATTTAAAGGACGGGAAGGAAATACTGACATCGATCGTAAATGGACGAATAAAGTTACTGATGTAAGGAATTGGTTTGTTTTTGCAGCATCTGAACGTTGGAAACAGAATGACGAGGAGTACGAGCACTATACTGACTCGGGCGGAAAATCTGGAGGACAAAAGGAAAAACTTGCCTACACTGTGCTTGCAGCATCCCTTGCTTATCAATTCGGACTAGAATGGAAAGAAGTGCGATCTCGTTCCTTCCGTTTTGTGGTTATTGACGAGGCATTCGGTCGCGGATCGGACGAATCTGCCAGATACGGATTGAACTTATTCAAGGAACTTGATTTGCAATTGCTCATTGTTACACCCTTGCAGAAAATCCATATTATAGAACCATATGTCTCATCAGTTGGATTTGTGCACAATCCTGAAGGTAAACAGTCACTGCTTAGATCCTTGACAATCAAACAATATCGTGAGGAGAAAAACAAACACGACAAAGCAGTATCGGAGAACAAGTAA
- a CDS encoding sodium:alanine symporter family protein — translation MEFFDAFFRGLNWLIGQLWGIPMMVLLIGTGLYLTIITKFFQFRRLGYILRNTFGKIFEKENKTLAGVMTPFQAVSTALAGTVGTANIAGVAAAIAIGGPGALFWMWIVALVGMMTKMVEISLAVHFREVRDDGTVYGGPMFYLSKGLGKVGKPLAILHAVAVLIGGLVTAALLQPHTAAAALEGSLGINPTLSAVVFAVLTGLVIIGGFRAIGKFCERLVPFMAVLYALGALIIIIINFTAIPHAFGLIFRYAFAPAPAIGGFAGASFAMALQKGMARGMFSNEAGMGSAPMVHATAKTDHPIRQGLWGTFEVFVDTIILCSLTGLAILTTGVWDSGLSGINLTIRAFEVGLPGNVASFLVMTGIVLFAFSTQVGWYVNYQTAVHYLFGDKGVKYLKWIYLIPGVIFAGQGANAVWLFGDLACGIMGIPNLIGLILLSKVFIELYRDFIKKEGLDGKHLKAIKGER, via the coding sequence ATGGAATTCTTCGATGCATTTTTTAGAGGATTAAACTGGTTGATCGGCCAACTGTGGGGCATCCCGATGATGGTGCTTCTTATCGGTACCGGTCTCTATCTGACAATCATTACGAAGTTCTTTCAGTTCAGAAGACTGGGTTATATTCTCAGGAACACCTTCGGTAAGATCTTTGAGAAGGAGAACAAGACTCTTGCAGGAGTGATGACTCCTTTCCAGGCCGTCAGTACAGCCCTCGCAGGTACCGTAGGGACCGCGAATATCGCTGGAGTAGCCGCGGCTATTGCAATCGGTGGTCCTGGAGCACTATTTTGGATGTGGATAGTTGCATTGGTCGGTATGATGACAAAGATGGTTGAGATCTCACTTGCCGTACACTTTAGGGAAGTCCGTGACGATGGGACGGTATACGGTGGTCCGATGTTCTATTTGAGCAAAGGGCTTGGTAAGGTAGGGAAACCCCTTGCAATCCTCCATGCTGTGGCAGTACTAATCGGAGGGTTAGTGACAGCAGCCCTGCTCCAGCCCCATACAGCAGCAGCAGCACTTGAAGGGAGTCTGGGAATCAATCCAACCCTCTCAGCAGTTGTGTTCGCTGTCTTGACTGGATTGGTGATTATCGGCGGATTCAGGGCAATTGGGAAGTTTTGTGAACGACTGGTCCCTTTCATGGCGGTTCTCTATGCCCTTGGAGCTCTGATTATCATCATTATCAACTTCACGGCTATACCTCATGCATTCGGGCTGATCTTCAGATATGCTTTTGCCCCAGCGCCAGCAATTGGTGGATTCGCTGGTGCTTCCTTTGCCATGGCACTTCAGAAAGGTATGGCACGCGGGATGTTCTCAAATGAAGCAGGTATGGGCTCGGCTCCGATGGTGCATGCCACGGCAAAAACTGATCATCCGATCCGGCAGGGACTGTGGGGAACCTTTGAGGTCTTCGTCGATACGATCATTCTCTGCTCACTCACAGGTCTTGCTATTCTTACCACTGGGGTGTGGGATTCAGGACTCAGTGGAATCAATCTTACCATACGAGCCTTTGAAGTCGGTCTTCCAGGAAATGTCGCCTCGTTTCTTGTCATGACTGGGATTGTCCTCTTCGCGTTCTCCACTCAAGTTGGATGGTATGTGAACTATCAGACAGCAGTACACTATCTGTTTGGGGATAAGGGCGTTAAATATCTCAAATGGATCTATCTTATACCTGGGGTTATTTTCGCAGGACAGGGAGCGAATGCCGTTTGGCTTTTTGGAGACCTTGCTTGTGGTATCATGGGAATTCCCAACCTGATTGGACTTATTCTGTTGAGCA
- a CDS encoding Wadjet anti-phage system protein JetD domain-containing protein, which yields MKRIGPTPSEIREKLLEKWNKGFFLKNHTQVFPYSVSLGTIPSKQITEAFNEVREWIKLYQENNQVAQFTQWIEINHQYYGKSNIPKSLVFTTTLELAEYLHKDNEYKIFMQDLCILAQYHKNLRIWGERHPLNLLLIHADLHRLLYLLTWMIKNPRPNIYLRQIDLPEIDTKFTETHKKTLTAWLDATLPEQHIHFESSRFEHRFGYKSKPELIRFRILDSDLNWNGCDDISIPAYEFCNLYNDVETIPVQHVFVVENDICALSFPIASKSIVIFGRGYHFDHIRECEWLHRVKLHYWGDIDTHGFSILNEFRTLFKHTTSFLMDRFTLFTHKTSWGNEPKQTTLDLPSLTNDELMLFNELRYNTICSNLRLEQEFIHFHLVEKTVSNICRSTF from the coding sequence ATGAAAAGAATCGGGCCCACTCCATCAGAGATTCGAGAGAAGTTGCTTGAAAAGTGGAACAAGGGGTTTTTTCTTAAGAACCACACGCAGGTCTTTCCCTATTCCGTTTCATTAGGAACTATCCCTTCTAAACAAATTACTGAGGCTTTTAATGAAGTTAGAGAATGGATTAAGTTGTACCAAGAAAATAATCAAGTGGCACAATTCACCCAATGGATAGAAATAAACCACCAATATTATGGTAAGAGCAACATCCCTAAAAGTCTGGTCTTTACCACCACATTGGAACTGGCCGAGTATCTGCATAAAGACAATGAATACAAAATTTTTATGCAAGATTTGTGCATCCTTGCCCAATATCATAAGAACCTTAGGATTTGGGGAGAACGACATCCATTGAATCTGTTGCTTATTCATGCTGACCTACATCGATTGCTTTACCTTCTGACCTGGATGATCAAGAATCCAAGACCCAATATATATCTCAGACAAATTGACTTGCCTGAAATCGATACCAAATTCACAGAAACCCACAAGAAAACCTTGACGGCTTGGTTGGATGCAACGCTACCAGAACAGCATATTCATTTCGAATCATCTCGTTTTGAGCATCGATTTGGTTATAAGAGCAAACCGGAATTGATAAGATTTCGAATCTTGGACTCAGATCTTAATTGGAACGGATGCGATGATATTTCCATACCAGCTTATGAGTTCTGTAACCTTTACAATGATGTAGAAACAATTCCTGTCCAACACGTTTTTGTGGTGGAAAATGATATCTGTGCATTAAGTTTCCCAATAGCATCGAAAAGCATTGTAATTTTCGGACGTGGCTATCATTTTGACCATATCAGAGAATGTGAGTGGCTTCATCGTGTCAAACTGCATTACTGGGGGGACATAGACACCCATGGTTTCTCAATTCTTAATGAATTTCGTACTCTATTTAAGCATACAACATCCTTTTTGATGGATAGGTTCACCCTTTTTACCCATAAGACCTCTTGGGGCAATGAGCCAAAGCAAACCACTCTTGATCTTCCATCGCTTACCAATGATGAACTAATGCTTTTCAATGAACTTCGTTACAATACTATTTGCTCGAATCTACGGTTGGAACAGGAGTTCATCCACTTTCACCTAGTCGAAAAAACAGTCAGTAATATCTGCCGATCAACCTTCTGA
- a CDS encoding DUF4194 domain-containing protein, translated as MEQNEDHNISEVVIHLLKGVLYKEDKPKLWESLESQQTHIRDYLAVIGLDVEIMESDGFAYIRSREYDDSGNANPRLVARRPLSYPVSLILAIMRRKLAEHDALSSEARLIMETRDLYDSVSAFIPLSNNEVKVLKRFESHLQRIQDLGFIRFLNKDKTQFEVKRVIKAFVDAQWLNDFDKKLAAYASQSNLVFEETENA; from the coding sequence ATGGAACAAAATGAAGATCACAATATTTCAGAAGTGGTAATCCATCTGTTGAAGGGAGTATTGTACAAAGAAGATAAACCAAAACTCTGGGAATCTTTAGAATCACAACAAACACATATCAGGGACTATTTAGCTGTCATCGGCCTAGATGTGGAAATAATGGAATCTGATGGATTTGCCTATATAAGAAGTCGGGAGTACGACGACAGCGGGAACGCCAATCCTCGATTGGTCGCACGACGCCCACTCTCATACCCAGTCAGCCTTATTTTGGCAATTATGAGACGCAAACTTGCTGAACATGATGCACTCTCTTCCGAAGCTCGCCTGATCATGGAGACTCGTGATTTATATGATTCGGTCAGTGCTTTCATTCCCTTATCCAACAATGAAGTAAAAGTGTTAAAGCGATTTGAATCACATCTTCAACGCATTCAGGACCTAGGCTTTATACGATTCTTGAATAAAGACAAAACACAATTTGAGGTAAAACGAGTGATAAAAGCATTTGTTGATGCACAATGGCTCAACGATTTTGATAAAAAACTTGCTGCCTACGCCTCGCAATCCAACTTGGTATTTGAGGAGACTGAAAATGCTTGA